One window from the genome of Cyclobacterium amurskyense encodes:
- a CDS encoding four-helix bundle copper-binding protein, which translates to MKNEALIKTLNTCADACNHCADACLDEDNIGHMIDCIRTDRVCADVCSSTAKILSMSYGPIDELLRFCVSVCTRCAEECSQHDHEHCQECARACTACKEACQNILTG; encoded by the coding sequence ATGAAAAACGAAGCCTTAATTAAAACCTTAAATACCTGTGCAGATGCATGTAATCATTGTGCAGATGCTTGTCTTGATGAAGACAATATCGGTCACATGATTGACTGTATCCGAACAGATCGGGTTTGTGCCGATGTTTGTTCCTCCACTGCTAAAATTTTATCCATGTCCTATGGCCCAATTGATGAGCTATTGAGGTTTTGCGTCAGCGTTTGTACGAGATGTGCAGAAGAATGTAGTCAGCATGACCATGAACACTGCCAGGAATGTGCGAGAGCATGTACAGCTTGCAAGGAAGCCTGTCAAAATATATTAACGGGCTAA
- a CDS encoding DUF4249 family protein, which translates to MKKLVVFFLACLNFACDTEINPTLNPAAEVMVVDAWLNDKNETQKIFLTISQPYFNQSLPEKVEDASVSVIDLSSGETITFIETDAYYAWEPGDEGFLEIGHQYQLLIEVEGVTYTANAGLGPVPEVDSVEFAYNPKDINFKEPYFTAEFLANDIPGQGDAYWIKAWKNGVYLSKPSEINIAYDAGFSSNQTMDGVLFNQIIRKDFVNPWDKNPDNENVLLPPYVVGDSLYLEIHSIDPMAFEFLSGVILQTNRPGGFSELFSTPLANVITNIQPVSGESSTKVQGFFNVSAVTSGGGKLTGAIAEAAMNLEEN; encoded by the coding sequence ATGAAAAAATTAGTCGTTTTCTTTTTGGCCTGTCTTAATTTCGCGTGTGATACTGAAATCAATCCTACTCTTAATCCTGCGGCAGAGGTGATGGTTGTGGATGCTTGGTTAAATGATAAAAATGAAACCCAGAAAATTTTTCTGACAATATCGCAACCTTATTTTAATCAATCCCTTCCTGAGAAGGTAGAGGATGCAAGTGTAAGTGTCATAGATCTTTCTTCAGGAGAAACAATTACATTTATTGAAACAGATGCCTACTATGCTTGGGAACCGGGTGATGAAGGATTTTTGGAAATTGGTCACCAATATCAGCTACTCATTGAAGTGGAAGGTGTAACTTATACTGCCAATGCGGGTTTGGGGCCTGTACCTGAGGTTGATTCCGTGGAGTTTGCTTATAATCCGAAAGACATTAATTTCAAGGAACCTTATTTTACTGCAGAGTTTTTGGCCAATGATATCCCCGGGCAGGGAGATGCCTACTGGATCAAGGCTTGGAAAAATGGTGTTTACTTAAGCAAGCCTTCTGAAATCAATATCGCCTATGATGCAGGTTTTTCTTCCAATCAAACTATGGATGGAGTGCTTTTTAATCAGATCATTCGTAAAGATTTCGTGAATCCATGGGATAAAAATCCGGACAATGAAAACGTTTTATTGCCCCCATATGTGGTAGGAGACTCCTTGTATTTGGAGATTCATTCCATTGACCCTATGGCATTTGAATTTTTGTCCGGAGTAATATTACAAACCAATAGGCCTGGCGGTTTTTCTGAATTATTTTCGACTCCATTGGCAAATGTTATCACTAATATTCAACCAGTATCCGGAGAATCTTCCACTAAGGTTCAGGGCTTCTTTAATGTTTCCGCTGTCACAAGTGGAGGCGGAAAATTAACCGGCGCTATTGCAGAAGCTGCAATGAACTTGGAAGAAAACTAA
- a CDS encoding TonB-dependent receptor — translation MKSLVLVGLFFLSMLPGFAQSNSFTISGYLTDEVNGEVLIGSTVRVDQIKSGTVSNVYGFYSITLEEGIYDLHFSYVGYTEVRKQVKLDKDLRMDISLALSDTELETVVIQSDRMDENVSSVEMSTAKMDIKTIEKMPAFVGEVDVLKSIQLLPGVSSVGEGTSGFNVRGGTVGQNLVLLDEAPVYQSSHLFGFFSVFNPDAVKDVKLYKGGIPTRFGGRLSSVLDIRMKEGNNQNYDVAGGIGTVFSRLSLEGPIKKGKSSFILAGRRSYADVLARPFTDALDNGAGMYFYDLTAKTNFELNDKNKLFVSGYLGRDVFNFDESQGVNWGNKTASIRWNHLYGSKLFSNFSAFYSDYNYGFSFGTNENDQFDWQAAISTWNFKPEFTWFANPSHELTFGGELIAYRFRPADASIVNNGELSNISLDHRKAVEGALYVSSEQKFGDKLVAQYGLRFSYFNHFGDKTYTYGDTLPGIERPLIEISENGPWNSVAQYNNFEPRLSIKYSLNESSSLKGSYNRMSQYLHQISNTTASLPIDIWQPSDNNILPQSGNQGALGFFKNFFGNRFETSAEIYYKWNQNQIDYIDGAELFINEFMASQLLSGKGRAYGLELYAKKNQGRFTGWISYTLGKTELKVDGINYGDNELTREGNWYPTRYDQRHNLKLAGFYELNKRVTLSANFSYLSGTPTTFPTDRIIVQGKVIPYIDGSDRNNYRIPNFHRLDIALTIDNVWRGKKQRKGTDNLVVSVYNLYGRKNPFSIYFSQEASSRPQVGEPLSTSAHQMSLIGSLIPSVTYNFKF, via the coding sequence ATGAAATCATTAGTATTAGTAGGGCTATTTTTCCTTTCCATGCTCCCCGGATTTGCTCAAAGCAATTCCTTTACCATTAGCGGTTATCTCACAGATGAGGTCAATGGGGAAGTACTCATAGGTTCTACTGTTAGGGTAGATCAAATTAAAAGCGGAACGGTGTCCAATGTGTATGGGTTTTATTCCATTACTTTAGAAGAAGGAATTTACGACCTTCATTTTAGTTATGTGGGTTATACAGAGGTTCGTAAACAAGTAAAGCTGGACAAGGACCTTAGAATGGATATTTCTTTGGCTTTGTCTGATACGGAGTTAGAGACTGTGGTCATTCAAAGCGATAGGATGGATGAAAATGTATCATCCGTAGAAATGAGCACAGCGAAAATGGATATTAAAACCATCGAGAAGATGCCGGCCTTTGTTGGAGAGGTGGATGTACTAAAAAGTATACAGCTGCTTCCAGGTGTGAGCTCGGTAGGGGAGGGCACTTCCGGTTTCAACGTAAGAGGAGGTACAGTGGGGCAAAATCTTGTTTTATTGGACGAAGCCCCTGTTTACCAGTCCTCTCATTTGTTTGGTTTTTTCTCTGTCTTCAACCCGGATGCGGTCAAGGATGTCAAACTTTATAAAGGAGGGATCCCAACCCGCTTTGGAGGCAGGTTATCCTCTGTTCTTGACATAAGGATGAAAGAGGGGAATAATCAAAACTATGATGTAGCAGGTGGAATAGGGACTGTATTTAGCAGACTGTCTTTAGAAGGACCTATCAAAAAAGGAAAATCCTCATTTATACTTGCGGGGCGTCGTTCTTATGCAGATGTATTGGCACGACCATTTACAGATGCTTTGGACAATGGGGCGGGAATGTACTTTTACGATCTTACCGCAAAAACCAATTTTGAGCTAAATGATAAGAACAAGCTCTTCGTATCCGGTTATTTGGGTAGAGACGTTTTTAATTTTGATGAATCGCAAGGCGTTAACTGGGGAAATAAAACTGCCTCGATACGTTGGAATCACCTTTATGGAAGTAAATTATTTTCAAACTTCTCAGCATTTTACAGCGACTACAATTATGGTTTCAGCTTTGGAACCAATGAAAATGATCAGTTTGACTGGCAGGCAGCTATTTCTACCTGGAATTTCAAGCCTGAATTTACCTGGTTTGCCAACCCTTCTCATGAACTTACCTTTGGAGGAGAATTAATTGCTTATCGTTTTCGACCCGCAGATGCGTCAATTGTAAATAATGGAGAGCTATCCAATATCAGTTTGGATCATCGGAAAGCAGTTGAGGGAGCCCTGTATGTAAGTAGTGAGCAAAAATTTGGTGATAAGTTAGTAGCGCAATATGGCCTTCGATTCAGTTATTTCAATCATTTTGGAGATAAGACTTATACCTATGGAGATACCTTGCCGGGAATAGAACGGCCTTTGATAGAGATTTCTGAAAATGGACCCTGGAACTCGGTGGCTCAATACAACAACTTTGAACCTAGGCTGTCAATAAAGTATTCACTGAATGAATCCAGTTCCTTGAAGGGAAGTTATAATCGGATGAGCCAGTATCTACACCAAATTTCAAATACAACCGCTTCATTGCCCATTGATATCTGGCAACCATCCGACAACAATATATTGCCTCAAAGCGGGAATCAGGGAGCCTTAGGTTTTTTCAAAAACTTTTTTGGCAATCGGTTTGAAACCAGTGCTGAGATCTACTATAAATGGAACCAAAACCAAATAGATTACATCGATGGGGCCGAATTATTTATCAATGAATTTATGGCTTCTCAATTACTGTCAGGTAAAGGAAGGGCGTATGGATTAGAATTATATGCCAAGAAAAATCAAGGGAGGTTTACGGGTTGGATAAGTTATACCTTGGGTAAAACTGAATTGAAAGTAGATGGGATAAATTATGGTGACAATGAATTGACAAGGGAGGGGAATTGGTATCCTACAAGGTATGACCAACGCCATAACCTGAAGCTGGCAGGGTTTTATGAACTAAACAAGAGGGTGACGCTGTCAGCAAATTTCAGTTATTTGTCTGGTACGCCCACCACCTTTCCAACAGATCGGATCATAGTGCAAGGAAAGGTGATCCCATATATCGATGGAAGTGATAGAAATAACTATCGGATTCCTAATTTTCACCGATTGGACATTGCTTTGACAATAGACAATGTATGGAGAGGAAAGAAACAGCGGAAAGGTACGGATAACCTTGTCGTCTCGGTTTACAATCTTTACGGTAGGAAAAATCCTTTCAGTATTTATTTTTCACAAGAAGCATCCTCGAGACCACAAGTGGGTGAGCCCTTATCTACTTCAGCCCATCAGATGTCTCTCATTGGTTCTTTAATACCTTCTGTAACTTATAATTTTAAATTTTAA
- a CDS encoding AbgT family transporter — MEKISTNKGLLDRFLNAIEKAGNKLPDPAVLFLGLMLLTWLFSTLLAPIDFGEFDPRTGEKLFIQNLLTGERLADFLSRMISIFINFPPLGVVLLAMLGVGVAEYSGYINAGLKYLLSFTPQALLTPILILVAIVSHTAADAGYVLVIPLGGIIFYAAGRHPLAGIAATFAGVSGGFSANFIPSAIDPLLQSFTQSAAQIIDPSITLNPLNNIIFTGISSIVVIGVGWYLTDKIIEPRLNRTNPVDKDLSDIPKMEDLKPIEKRAFKIASSVMLLGLIGLFFWASPVDSSLRSENGEITSFAAPLMRSIVPLIFLIFWIPGIIFGFISTSYKSSTDVIASMSKSMGSMAHYIVMAFFCALFIDAFAQSNIGAMTALKGAAFLQSLQLPSQVTVVGIIFLSAFVNLLVGSASAKWALISPVFVPMLMQLGISPDLTQAAYRIGDSVSNIITPLLPYFPLVVIFCQKYVKKTGIGTLVSIMLPYSIYLLVIWTAFLLIYWSLGIPLGLQSTYEYPAM; from the coding sequence ATGGAAAAGATAAGCACAAATAAAGGTTTACTTGATAGATTTTTAAACGCCATTGAAAAAGCAGGCAATAAACTTCCTGACCCTGCTGTTTTATTTTTAGGATTAATGTTGTTGACATGGTTGTTTTCGACCTTGTTGGCTCCTATTGATTTTGGAGAATTTGACCCCAGGACAGGGGAGAAATTGTTTATCCAAAACTTGCTCACAGGAGAGCGATTGGCAGATTTCCTGTCCCGAATGATCAGTATTTTTATCAATTTCCCTCCTTTGGGTGTGGTATTACTCGCCATGCTTGGCGTGGGGGTTGCGGAGTATTCAGGATATATCAATGCAGGATTAAAATACCTGTTGAGTTTCACACCTCAAGCTTTGCTTACCCCTATTCTAATATTAGTGGCCATTGTGAGCCATACCGCTGCTGATGCGGGATATGTACTGGTAATCCCTCTAGGAGGAATTATATTTTATGCTGCCGGCCGGCATCCTTTGGCTGGTATTGCTGCAACTTTTGCTGGGGTATCGGGAGGCTTCAGTGCCAATTTCATTCCGTCTGCTATTGATCCCTTGCTTCAAAGTTTCACCCAGTCTGCCGCACAAATAATTGATCCATCTATAACTTTAAACCCTTTAAACAATATCATTTTTACTGGTATTTCAAGTATTGTGGTGATAGGTGTAGGATGGTATTTGACAGATAAAATCATAGAGCCTCGGTTAAATCGAACCAACCCGGTAGACAAAGACCTATCTGACATACCTAAAATGGAGGATTTGAAACCAATTGAAAAGCGTGCCTTTAAGATCGCAAGCTCGGTAATGCTCTTGGGACTTATTGGTCTTTTTTTCTGGGCCTCACCAGTAGATTCCAGCCTGAGAAGTGAAAATGGAGAAATCACCTCTTTTGCGGCACCATTGATGCGCTCCATAGTGCCTCTGATTTTTTTAATCTTTTGGATTCCAGGAATTATTTTCGGATTCATTTCAACAAGCTATAAGTCTTCGACTGATGTTATTGCTTCGATGAGCAAGTCAATGGGAAGCATGGCTCACTATATAGTTATGGCCTTTTTCTGTGCCTTGTTTATTGATGCCTTTGCCCAATCAAACATCGGAGCCATGACTGCTTTAAAGGGTGCTGCTTTTCTCCAAAGCTTACAATTACCCTCTCAGGTAACCGTAGTAGGAATTATTTTTCTCAGTGCTTTTGTCAATCTTCTGGTAGGTTCGGCATCCGCAAAGTGGGCATTAATAAGCCCTGTATTTGTTCCTATGCTTATGCAATTGGGTATTTCTCCTGATCTTACCCAAGCAGCTTATAGAATAGGAGATTCTGTCTCCAATATTATAACACCATTACTTCCCTACTTTCCTTTGGTTGTGATTTTCTGTCAGAAGTATGTAAAAAAAACCGGAATAGGTACACTTGTTTCTATCATGTTGCCCTATTCTATTTACTTATTGGTTATTTGGACAGCATTTTTATTAATTTACTGGAGCTTGGGCATTCCATTGGGATTGCAATCCACCTATGAATATCCAGCAATGTAA
- a CDS encoding serine hydrolase translates to MLNDYLLTLDGSVELSYIIQDKEGNVLSKLNADKKIPSASIIKIPLLIYFMQNVEEGKVKLSDSYQLKEADKVGGSGKLQYKPTAYPATYEYLAKEMIRVSDNTATNILIRKLGLQQFQEWLRENGYKTTQLNRFMMDFEAIALGQQNYLSAEEMNRLLLGLLNGQLLNKASAYQAIEWLKNCEDDNALPHLLPDGIAVAHKTGTLEYVRGDAGILYGEKTIVLTVMVEHFSNVANADKIIAEIGRLAYQEFAQ, encoded by the coding sequence TTGCTAAATGATTACTTATTAACCTTAGACGGTTCAGTTGAATTGTCATATATCATTCAGGATAAGGAAGGAAATGTCCTTTCTAAGTTGAATGCCGATAAAAAAATCCCTTCTGCCAGTATTATTAAAATCCCCTTACTGATTTACTTCATGCAAAATGTTGAAGAAGGAAAAGTCAAACTTAGCGATAGCTACCAACTGAAAGAAGCAGACAAAGTGGGTGGTTCCGGGAAATTACAATATAAACCAACTGCTTACCCTGCAACGTATGAATACCTGGCCAAGGAAATGATCCGAGTAAGTGACAATACGGCCACTAATATCCTCATTAGGAAGTTAGGGCTACAGCAATTTCAAGAATGGTTAAGAGAAAATGGATATAAAACCACTCAATTGAACAGGTTCATGATGGATTTTGAAGCCATTGCATTGGGTCAACAGAATTACCTAAGTGCAGAAGAAATGAACAGGCTATTACTCGGACTTTTGAATGGGCAGTTACTCAACAAAGCCTCCGCTTATCAGGCTATTGAATGGCTTAAAAATTGTGAGGATGACAATGCCCTCCCCCATTTACTTCCCGATGGAATCGCGGTAGCTCATAAAACAGGTACGCTGGAATATGTGCGGGGAGATGCTGGGATTTTGTATGGGGAAAAAACTATCGTATTGACTGTAATGGTAGAACACTTTTCCAATGTCGCAAATGCGGATAAAATCATTGCAGAAATAGGTAGGCTAGCTTACCAGGAATTTGCCCAATGA
- a CDS encoding nucleoside hydrolase, with amino-acid sequence MKNLLFALLLVMGITILTSSCHKQTNSGKHRVLLDSDANNELDDQHAMAYLFFNGDVFDVVGITVNTTRSGGNIEGHYKEARRVMDLCNVYESMPLYKGADASFQEIRPNLDQPDFDGAEAVDFIIEQAHKEADEKLILLPVGKLTNIALALEKDPSIASKVRIVWLGSNYPYAGEYNQDNDEESMNYILNTDVPFEIVLVRGGKETGTAAVSSNRAEINSIMPGKGPLANKTVIGRHGDSFDRFGDYSVSLYNNIQTYDEAGTRPLYDMAAIAIIKDPSWAEKKEIPAPILVDGEWQERPDNPRKVFIWENFNKEAIMGDFFDRMENYVLVTP; translated from the coding sequence ATGAAAAACCTTTTATTCGCCTTATTATTAGTAATGGGCATTACAATCCTGACTAGCAGTTGCCATAAACAAACGAATTCAGGAAAGCACCGGGTCTTATTGGATTCTGATGCCAATAATGAATTGGACGATCAACATGCAATGGCCTATTTATTCTTTAATGGCGATGTCTTCGACGTAGTAGGAATAACAGTTAACACCACCAGAAGTGGGGGAAATATTGAAGGTCATTACAAGGAAGCCAGAAGGGTAATGGATCTTTGCAATGTTTATGAGTCCATGCCGCTTTACAAGGGTGCAGATGCATCTTTTCAGGAGATCAGACCAAATTTGGACCAACCTGATTTTGATGGTGCTGAAGCAGTAGACTTCATTATTGAACAAGCACATAAAGAGGCGGATGAGAAATTGATTCTTCTTCCCGTAGGTAAATTAACCAATATTGCCCTTGCTTTAGAGAAGGACCCATCCATAGCCAGCAAAGTGAGGATTGTGTGGTTGGGTTCTAATTATCCATATGCTGGAGAATACAATCAGGACAATGACGAGGAATCGATGAATTATATTCTGAATACTGATGTGCCTTTTGAAATTGTCTTGGTAAGAGGAGGGAAGGAAACAGGTACAGCTGCAGTGTCTTCCAATAGGGCTGAAATTAATAGCATAATGCCAGGTAAAGGTCCTTTAGCGAACAAAACAGTGATCGGTAGACATGGAGATTCATTTGATCGATTTGGAGATTATTCTGTAAGTCTGTATAACAATATCCAAACCTATGATGAGGCAGGAACAAGACCCTTGTATGACATGGCAGCAATCGCAATTATTAAAGATCCTTCATGGGCTGAGAAGAAAGAAATCCCTGCTCCAATATTGGTAGATGGAGAATGGCAAGAAAGACCTGATAACCCTAGGAAGGTGTTTATCTGGGAAAACTTTAACAAGGAAGCCATAATGGGAGACTTTTTTGACAGAATGGAAAACTATGTGCTTGTTACTCCTTGA
- a CDS encoding IS4 family transposase: MENGLTRDRFRTTNTAFVRQRCLGFTDLIYFMLGLGKSSVQQELDNFFSDKSVSYSKGAFSQQRSKLNPKVFTWLNEQQCSFYYNKASHIRKWKGFRLIGIDGSTLQLPYSKELAKGFGHFETRTENGRKVVLARVSQAYDVLNQISIDAKIKHYRTSELALCESHLPCLGPGDLLIMDRAYAAFWLMSSLVQQQKSFVIRVKANRWKHAKAFLASTKKQQIIEVSPSKEALYRCRERNIPTEALKLRLVRVPIASGEDHILITNLVDHKKYPVKEIRELYRKRWPVEESFKLLKTRAELENLSGKTARAVLKDFNRIILRANLSNILSKTLTKKGIDYCNKKRKNTYQINRTQAYRKTKSIIDQLKQGMDKIIGKISDYAFKLLLQLEIIRPNRSVPRIKRYTARPSNFITYKP, encoded by the coding sequence ATAGAAAATGGATTAACACGCGATAGGTTCCGTACGACTAACACAGCGTTTGTTCGTCAGCGGTGTTTGGGTTTTACAGATCTTATCTACTTCATGTTGGGCCTGGGTAAATCGAGTGTTCAGCAAGAACTTGATAATTTTTTTTCCGACAAATCGGTCAGCTATTCCAAAGGAGCATTCAGTCAGCAACGATCCAAACTAAACCCCAAGGTGTTTACATGGCTCAATGAACAACAATGTTCTTTTTATTATAATAAAGCCAGCCATATCCGTAAATGGAAAGGTTTTCGGCTTATAGGTATCGACGGCAGTACTTTGCAGCTTCCTTACAGCAAAGAATTGGCAAAAGGTTTTGGCCATTTCGAAACCCGGACTGAAAACGGGAGAAAAGTAGTGTTAGCCCGTGTTTCCCAAGCCTACGATGTACTCAACCAAATCAGTATAGATGCCAAGATCAAACATTACAGGACAAGTGAACTTGCTCTGTGTGAAAGTCATCTTCCCTGTCTAGGGCCGGGCGACCTGCTTATAATGGATAGGGCTTATGCGGCCTTTTGGCTCATGTCCTCATTGGTTCAGCAACAGAAATCCTTTGTCATCAGGGTAAAGGCAAACAGATGGAAACATGCAAAGGCATTTTTAGCATCTACCAAAAAACAGCAGATCATAGAGGTGTCCCCTTCCAAAGAGGCCTTATACAGGTGTAGGGAAAGGAATATTCCTACTGAGGCACTCAAGTTAAGGCTCGTACGGGTACCGATTGCATCAGGAGAAGACCATATATTGATAACCAACCTAGTTGACCATAAGAAGTACCCTGTCAAGGAAATACGTGAGCTCTACAGGAAAAGATGGCCTGTTGAAGAGTCTTTCAAGCTACTCAAAACTAGGGCGGAACTTGAAAACCTGAGCGGAAAGACGGCCAGGGCCGTTCTCAAGGATTTTAATAGAATCATTCTCAGGGCCAACTTGAGCAACATTCTCAGTAAAACACTTACCAAAAAAGGGATTGACTACTGTAATAAAAAACGGAAAAACACTTATCAGATCAACAGAACCCAGGCGTATCGTAAAACCAAATCTATAATTGATCAACTCAAACAAGGAATGGACAAAATCATTGGAAAAATATCTGATTATGCTTTCAAACTGTTGCTTCAACTTGAAATAATACGGCCCAACAGGTCAGTTCCTAGAATAAAAAGGTATACTGCCAGACCCAGTAATTTTATAACTTATAAACCTTAA
- a CDS encoding GRP family sugar transporter, translated as MYIINDYPLAVFFCFITMLCWGSWANTQKLAEGNWRFELFYWDYVLGIVLLSLVFGLTLGSIGEGGRPFLEDLSQAELSSYWNALAGGVVFNLANILIVAAISVSGMAVAFPVGIGLALVLGVLINFISEQKGDPILLFLGVALVTVAIVLDAKAYKNNSKDKAKNVSKGIKLALIGGVLMSFFYFLVQQSMSLNFQSPDLGKFTPYSAVFVFALGILLSNFLFNTILMKKPVDGDPVSYKDYFAGNFKVHLVGVLGGAIWCIGMAFSIIASEQAGPAISYGLGQGATMVAAFWGVFVWKEFKGASTSTQTMLKSMFACFIVGIIIIIYAGI; from the coding sequence ATGTATATAATCAACGATTACCCCCTTGCTGTTTTCTTTTGTTTTATTACCATGTTGTGTTGGGGTTCTTGGGCCAATACGCAGAAATTGGCCGAAGGAAATTGGAGATTTGAATTGTTTTATTGGGATTATGTGTTGGGAATAGTTTTGCTTTCTTTGGTTTTTGGTTTGACCCTTGGAAGTATTGGTGAAGGGGGAAGGCCATTTCTCGAAGACTTAAGCCAGGCAGAGCTTTCTAGCTATTGGAATGCTTTGGCTGGAGGGGTGGTTTTTAACTTGGCCAATATTTTAATCGTAGCAGCCATTTCTGTTTCCGGCATGGCGGTGGCTTTTCCAGTGGGCATAGGTCTGGCTTTAGTTTTGGGCGTGCTGATCAATTTTATTTCCGAGCAAAAGGGAGATCCAATTTTGTTATTTTTAGGCGTTGCTCTGGTGACGGTAGCAATTGTATTGGATGCGAAAGCTTACAAAAACAATAGCAAAGACAAAGCTAAAAATGTTTCCAAGGGTATAAAGTTGGCTTTGATAGGAGGGGTTTTGATGTCCTTTTTCTATTTCCTTGTTCAGCAGTCTATGTCGTTGAACTTTCAATCCCCTGACCTAGGAAAATTCACTCCTTATAGTGCTGTGTTTGTTTTTGCTTTAGGGATTTTACTCAGTAATTTCCTTTTCAATACAATTCTTATGAAAAAGCCTGTTGATGGCGATCCCGTTTCCTATAAAGATTATTTCGCAGGGAATTTTAAGGTTCACCTGGTTGGTGTTCTCGGAGGAGCCATTTGGTGCATAGGTATGGCGTTTAGTATTATTGCATCAGAACAAGCAGGACCAGCCATCTCTTATGGACTAGGTCAAGGTGCTACCATGGTGGCGGCCTTTTGGGGTGTATTCGTTTGGAAAGAATTTAAAGGGGCATCAACAAGTACCCAAACCATGCTTAAAAGTATGTTTGCCTGCTTTATAGTGGGGATCATTATTATTATTTATGCCGGAATATAA
- the rbsK gene encoding ribokinase, giving the protein MDQDQKILVVGSANTDMVIGVDKFPLPGQTLLGNNFLLNAGGKGANQAVAAARLGGHVAIIARLGNDLFGNQTIENFKKEGLNVDGVVLDNKLPSGVAQIVVDKSGENTIVVAGGANLALNTKQINKNADLINASEVVLLQLEIPLGSVLYVAKKATSLGKKVILNPAPARKLSNELYANIYAITPNETETRYLTGIKITGEESAQHAADFFHNKGVRVVIITLGAAGAFLSTPDFSGTLATTEVEAVDSTAAGDTFNGALASALSKGMGWVDAVSFANKAAALSVTKHGAQASIPFLKDIQG; this is encoded by the coding sequence ATGGATCAGGATCAGAAAATCCTCGTTGTAGGTAGTGCCAATACAGATATGGTTATAGGGGTTGATAAATTTCCTTTACCAGGTCAGACATTACTGGGTAATAATTTTCTTTTAAATGCAGGAGGGAAAGGTGCCAATCAGGCAGTTGCAGCAGCCAGGCTTGGTGGGCATGTAGCGATCATTGCCAGACTTGGAAATGATCTTTTTGGTAACCAAACCATTGAAAACTTCAAAAAAGAAGGGCTCAATGTGGATGGTGTTGTACTCGACAATAAACTGCCCTCAGGTGTTGCTCAAATAGTAGTGGACAAGTCAGGAGAAAATACCATCGTGGTTGCAGGTGGAGCCAATTTAGCCTTAAACACTAAGCAAATCAATAAAAATGCAGATTTGATTAATGCCTCAGAAGTTGTGCTATTACAGTTAGAAATTCCTTTGGGCTCGGTTTTGTATGTAGCGAAAAAAGCCACATCTCTGGGTAAAAAAGTTATTTTAAACCCCGCTCCAGCCAGAAAGCTGTCTAATGAACTGTATGCGAATATTTATGCCATTACTCCCAATGAAACCGAAACGCGGTATTTAACAGGGATTAAAATAACCGGTGAGGAAAGTGCTCAGCATGCTGCTGATTTTTTTCATAACAAAGGAGTGAGAGTTGTTATCATTACTTTAGGTGCTGCCGGAGCTTTTCTATCGACCCCAGACTTCTCAGGAACTTTGGCCACTACGGAAGTGGAAGCGGTGGATTCCACTGCTGCCGGTGATACTTTTAATGGAGCTTTGGCTTCCGCCCTATCCAAAGGCATGGGTTGGGTTGATGCAGTGTCTTTTGCCAATAAAGCAGCCGCCTTGTCAGTGACCAAACATGGGGCTCAGGCTTCCATTCCGTTTTTAAAAGATATTCAGGGATAA